The DNA sequence TTCCTGGATTCTCTTTACCAAAAACTTTTTGAAATACATTAGTAGGAGTTTCTCCAGCTTCTTAGAGATTATCAAGTTTATCctatatacacaaatatatgaTATGTCTATTTTTAGTGATAAAAATTCAATGAAAGAATCCAACAACCTATTGATAACTAATAGGGGTAGCAATCCAAAATAGCCATAAAATAGCAGTCCATGATAGCCATAAAATGGGCATAAAATAGCCATAGAACAGCAATTAAATCAGCCATAAAATAGCAGTCCATGATACCCATAAAACAAGCATAAAATAGCCATAGAACAGCAATTAAATCAGCCATAAAACAGCCATGAAACAGCCATAAAACAGCAACCATGACAGCCATAAAACAGCCATAAAGTAGATACTAAAACAACAACCACGATAGCCATAAAACAGGCATAAAATAGCCATAGAACAACAATCAAATCAGccataaaatagaaaatagcaACCATGACAACCATAAAACAGCCATAAAGTAGATACTAAAACAACCACGATAGCCATAAAACAACCataaaatagcaattaaaataACAATCCTTGACAGCTATAAAATAGTTGCCATGACAGCCATAAAATAGGCATAAAATAGCCATGAAACAGCCATAAAACAGCCATAAAGTAGATACTATAACAACAATCACGATAGCTATAAAACAGCAAAGAAAATAGCATCCATGACAGCCATAAAACAGCAactaaaacaagaaaattataGAGTAACTTACAATAACAGCTTGTGTTTCTACATCAAGTGTTTTCCCTTTTAGTCCATTCCGAGTTGCAACAAATATTTCGGCTTGATTTGGTTCCTCCTTGTTCTCTTCACGCTATAGACCAAGATAGCAATTACAAAGTTATAAacccttttttctcttttttcatttgTAGTTTCCATCAAAGAATTATTAGGTTCATCATTATTTCTGGGTTGTCTATTCAATTTTGTTTGAACACCAGAATGTAAGTAACGCGAGCAAAATGTCAAACATTCTTCAACCAAATATGCCTCTGCAATAGATCCTTCAGGACGACTTCTATTTTGAACATAGGACTTCAAAGTACACATGTATTTTTCTGGAGGATACATCTACCGAAATTGAACTAGGCATCCCAATCTCACTTTATTAGCCAAATGAATAGGCAAATGAATCATTATGttgaagaaagaaagaggaaagatCCTCTCTAATTGGCATAATGTTGTGACAATATCCTCTTCTAATTGATCTATCTCTATAGACTTTTGACACAATTGACGAAAAATTGAGCCAAGTCAAATAAAAGGAACTGCAACTTGATCTGGAAGTATTCCTTTGATAGGAATTTGTAACAAATAGTGAAgcatcactacaagaaaataccTTTATTGCCctgcttttaaagcgtggcaaaaaactGAAAAAGCGTAGCGATAGCTTTTCGCCACACTTTTTTAGCTACTgccacgcttttgaaagggTAACAACTGCTAGTATGGCGGTTGCTCTATCGCCGCTCTTTTAGCAACCTATTGCCACGCTTTTTTTTGCTACGCTTTTTACATATTTCCATGCTTAAAAACGTGGCCGTATGTGAGagatatggccacgcttttgaagcgtggcgatagagagagatatggccacgcttttgaagcgtggcgATAGCGAGAGATacagccacgcttttaaagcgtgacGATAACGAGAGATAcggccacgctttaaaagcgtggcgattgccttattaaattaaaaaaaatcattttttattttaccttcATCCCTGCACAGCATAAATTTAGTCCTTTTTTATTACCAAACCTATAAATATAGTATGCAATTTTGATTACAAGACAACTCAAACAGTAATTAGTGACATATATAATTTTTGCCAATTCTATCACGTGGTCAGGATTTCTTGACACGATCAGCATTAGCTTTACCAGCTGCTCTCAATCTACAGTCATGACATATTGAAATTTAAGTATTGTCATATCTGAATTGTCAATTTCTCATCCTTGAAAGAAATATCTTCTATTTAATGGAGTATGATGGGAGGTGGAAAGAAAGTAAAGATGGTGAACGATAACTAAATAAACATGTTCCAAGTTCTATGCATACATGCTGAGAAACTCCCTCAATTAAGTAAAAGGAAGAAACAAAAGCAAAATGAATAAAATGCAACATGAcagaaatataattaaaagatggaTATTTATATGGATGTAAAAAGACGCATAAGCAAAACCACGTCATAACATGATCAAGACATAAATAACATGCAAGCTTTCTAGTTAATTTGTACAAAAGCTTAAAAATTGAATAGATTGGGTTAATAGTATAATGGAAATGAAGGATATAAGAACCTTAAATAAGAAAGCAATTGCACATATGGGAATACAAGTTCCAGGCCCATTGCAAAGTATCTAGATTGTAACAACACAAAAGTATTCAATATGTTACAGAGTAGTAGAAATTATTGACAAAAGCAATTAAGGATAACATAATACCACTTCAGGTCTAATCTTAATCATTAGCCATATGGCATGCACTATTGCAAATATTGTAGTCCAAACTGAGGTTATAAATCTTCATGAACTGAGCAGTATTAGCGATCCTTGTTCCATTCTGcactaaaacaaaaattatttacgATAAGAATCTGTAAACCACTGATCCTTGGGAAATTCACATATTACACATGCGCTATGAAATTCAACGGTCGCTGTGTCCCTAACCCAACCACATTGCCGATCCATGTTCATGAAAACTCTCTCAGTTCTTAGTcctttggaatattctcttttgGTCCATTAATATAAAAACATACAATCAGAAAACAATAACAAAGGTGCACAAAGTCACAAATTATGGAAGGTGATCACTATGCTGTCTAAAGTTTAGTGCCTAATTTGCAAAaaggttaaaaataaaaaataatatttaatttaagaaatataaaaataaatatttttaaatatttaatatttaccTTTTGTAAGTTTGACAAATATGGCACCAAAATCCAAAGGCACCAAAGATTGGCCATCTGGTATTGCAGGATAGCACACTCTCTGCATATATCAGCAATTTAATTTGGCTAAACACACAATATACATTGAACAATTTCAAAACCCTTGCCcatcaaagaaagaaaaagttaaCCAAAACTCGGAACACACACATGGCACAACTGAAACAAAgttcacaaaaaataaaataaaataaacggAGGTTCTGGAATGAAACAAAAATTCACCTGATCTGCCAAGGAATTCTCCAGCAACTGAGCCTTTTGAAGACTCATATTATCAGTAGCAGCAGCAACATAGAATATGGGATTGAACTTATCTTTCTGTAACACTTCCAATAGATTAAGCATCTCAGCAGTATAACCACCTacagaataataaaatttaggaaGCTTATCACTTATTCCATTGTACAATTC is a window from the Arachis stenosperma cultivar V10309 chromosome 3, arast.V10309.gnm1.PFL2, whole genome shotgun sequence genome containing:
- the LOC130969632 gene encoding uncharacterized protein LOC130969632 isoform X1; this encodes MLNLLEVLQKDKFNPIFYVAAATDNMSLQKAQLLENSLADQRVCYPAIPDGQSLVPLDFGAIFVKLTKVQNGTRIANTAQFMKIYNLSLDYNICNSACHMAND
- the LOC130969632 gene encoding uncharacterized protein LOC130969632 isoform X2, which codes for MLNLLEVLQKDKFNPIFYVAAATDNMSLQKAQLLENSLADQRVCYPAIPDGQSLVPLDFGAIFVKLTKEWNKDR